From Spirosoma agri, one genomic window encodes:
- a CDS encoding DEAD/DEAH box helicase, with the protein MNYLKATPIQELAIPKILAGRDLIASAQTGTGKTAAYLIPLLDRISHTDHDHTSTLILVPTRELAKQIDEQVEGFGYFVQANSIAIYGGGKGDDWDKQRKALETGADIIIATPGRLIAHMQLGYVNFDQIDYLVLDEADKMLDMGFSDDILNIVNKLPTKRQTLLFSATMPNKIREFSSRILIEPEEIRLAVSKPAAGIDQQFYLAFDNQKLPLLAHLIKNSATPVQSMVLFTSRKSEVNGIVRALSKLGYEARGISSDLDQDDREVVLRDFKNKAFPILVATDVLSRGIDIDNLTHVVNYDIPRDAEDYVHRIGRTARAATTGTAITFISDQDQNRIVSIEKLIEREVEKRSITEELGMGKSPVFDPRRFSGLRGKPGFDRGKGRGKGRDGQPRSETGASTAERPQRDNRRPRPESAKPVADASVTVSSPTEGSVQPVVDGSASDKPKRRKKRRRGPKGEKREDGAAGSRESQSSAPMPVGE; encoded by the coding sequence ATGAATTACTTAAAGGCCACGCCCATTCAGGAGCTGGCTATCCCCAAAATTTTGGCCGGGCGTGATCTGATCGCCAGTGCGCAGACGGGCACCGGCAAAACAGCGGCCTATCTGATCCCGCTCCTCGACCGAATCTCGCACACGGACCACGATCATACCAGCACGCTTATTCTGGTGCCCACGCGCGAACTGGCCAAGCAGATTGATGAGCAGGTCGAAGGATTCGGTTATTTCGTTCAGGCTAATAGCATTGCCATATATGGTGGAGGCAAAGGCGACGATTGGGACAAACAACGCAAAGCGCTCGAAACCGGAGCCGACATTATCATCGCCACACCGGGCCGGCTCATTGCCCACATGCAGCTAGGCTATGTCAACTTCGATCAAATCGATTACCTGGTACTCGATGAAGCGGATAAAATGCTGGATATGGGTTTCTCCGACGATATTCTGAATATTGTCAACAAGCTGCCCACCAAGCGACAGACACTGCTGTTTTCGGCGACGATGCCCAATAAGATCCGGGAGTTTTCGAGTCGTATCCTGATCGAACCCGAAGAGATTCGGTTAGCCGTATCGAAACCCGCTGCGGGTATCGATCAGCAATTTTATCTGGCCTTCGATAACCAGAAACTACCCTTGCTGGCGCATCTGATCAAAAACAGCGCGACACCCGTGCAGAGCATGGTTCTGTTCACATCCCGGAAATCGGAAGTAAACGGTATCGTTCGGGCATTGAGTAAACTTGGTTATGAAGCGCGGGGAATCAGTTCCGATCTCGACCAGGACGACCGCGAAGTTGTGCTGCGCGACTTCAAGAACAAAGCCTTCCCGATACTGGTCGCCACCGACGTATTATCGCGGGGAATTGACATCGACAACCTTACGCACGTTGTGAACTACGACATTCCGCGTGATGCCGAAGATTACGTACACCGGATTGGTCGGACGGCGCGGGCTGCCACTACGGGCACGGCTATTACGTTCATCAGCGATCAGGATCAGAACCGGATCGTGAGTATCGAGAAACTCATTGAGCGGGAAGTCGAGAAACGGTCGATAACCGAAGAGTTAGGCATGGGAAAATCACCCGTGTTCGATCCCCGGCGGTTTAGTGGCCTTCGCGGGAAACCGGGTTTCGATCGGGGTAAGGGCCGAGGTAAAGGACGCGACGGTCAACCGCGATCCGAAACCGGCGCATCGACCGCCGAACGGCCACAGCGGGACAACCGCCGACCTCGTCCTGAAAGTGCTAAACCAGTGGCTGACGCATCGGTAACGGTAAGCAGCCCGACTGAAGGAAGTGTTCAACCCGTTGTTGATGGTTCGGCATCGGACAAGCCAAAACGTCGGAAAAAACGTCGGCGCGGACCAAAGGGTGAAAAACGCGAGGATGGCGCTGCCGGATCGCGCGAAAGCCAGTCGTCAGCACCGATGCCCGTTGGCGAATAG
- a CDS encoding sulfatase family protein, translating to MTKKHTLYFSATLIFLALVCLSISAWIRKPDPKKPNIVLFFIDDLGYGDLSCTGAMGYTTPNLDRMAAEGSRFTNFLAAQAVCSASRASLLTGCYPNRIGISGALGPNSPIGLNPAEETLAELLKEQGYATGIFGKWHLGNKQAFLPLQQGFDEYYGVPYSHDMWPHHPDQARAQYPPLFLIEGNQPAKEVKTLDDASELTPTFTERALSFIRNHKKEPFFLYIPHPLPHVPLAASARFRGKSQRGLFGDVLMELDWSVGQVMQELKQQGIDKNTLVIFISDNGPWLNYGDHAGSAGGFREGKGTSFEGGHRVPCLVRWPGVVPAGRVSNKLLTTMDILPTVAKLCGARLPKQTIDGVDWLALLKGDDSMTPRDHFFYYYRKNSLEAVRQGDWKLVFAHPGRTYEGFLPGQGGKPGPNTENHAFPMALYNLQRDPGERYDVREQNPDIIRKLEKLAEEARTDLGDDIQNRTGRNVRAAGIVDTTK from the coding sequence ATGACTAAAAAACACACCCTTTATTTTTCGGCTACCCTTATTTTTTTAGCGCTTGTCTGTTTGTCCATTAGCGCATGGATTCGCAAACCAGACCCGAAAAAGCCAAACATCGTTTTATTCTTCATCGACGACTTGGGCTATGGTGATCTGTCTTGTACCGGGGCCATGGGATACACAACCCCCAACCTGGACCGCATGGCTGCGGAAGGGAGCCGGTTCACTAATTTTCTGGCGGCTCAGGCGGTTTGCAGCGCATCACGCGCGTCTCTACTGACGGGTTGCTACCCAAACCGCATCGGCATTTCGGGTGCTCTGGGACCCAATTCACCCATTGGCCTGAACCCTGCGGAGGAGACGCTGGCTGAATTATTGAAAGAGCAGGGGTATGCTACCGGAATTTTTGGCAAGTGGCATCTGGGCAACAAACAGGCTTTTTTACCCCTACAGCAGGGGTTTGATGAATACTACGGTGTGCCTTACTCCCACGATATGTGGCCGCACCATCCTGATCAGGCCCGCGCTCAGTACCCTCCGCTGTTCCTGATCGAAGGCAACCAGCCCGCCAAAGAGGTGAAAACCCTCGACGATGCCAGCGAACTTACACCCACGTTCACCGAGCGCGCCCTTTCGTTTATCCGCAACCACAAGAAAGAGCCGTTTTTCTTGTACATCCCTCATCCCCTACCCCACGTTCCGCTGGCGGCTTCGGCGCGATTCCGGGGTAAGAGTCAGCGCGGCCTTTTCGGCGATGTCCTGATGGAGTTGGACTGGTCGGTGGGCCAGGTCATGCAGGAACTGAAGCAACAGGGAATCGATAAGAATACGCTGGTTATTTTCATCAGCGACAATGGCCCCTGGCTCAACTATGGCGACCACGCGGGTTCGGCAGGTGGGTTCCGGGAGGGCAAAGGAACGTCCTTCGAAGGCGGTCATCGGGTGCCTTGTCTGGTTCGCTGGCCGGGGGTGGTACCCGCCGGTCGAGTGTCGAACAAGCTACTGACGACAATGGATATTCTACCTACGGTCGCTAAACTGTGCGGAGCCCGGCTACCGAAACAGACCATCGACGGTGTAGACTGGCTTGCGCTGCTGAAAGGAGATGATTCGATGACACCCCGCGATCACTTTTTCTACTACTACCGAAAAAATAGTCTGGAAGCTGTGCGGCAAGGGGACTGGAAACTAGTGTTTGCGCATCCGGGTCGTACCTACGAAGGATTTCTGCCCGGTCAGGGTGGCAAGCCCGGTCCCAACACCGAGAATCACGCGTTTCCCATGGCGTTGTATAACCTTCAGCGCGACCCCGGCGAACGATACGATGTGCGTGAGCAAAACCCCGATATCATTCGTAAACTGGAAAAACTAGCCGAAGAAGCCCGAACCGATCTGGGCGACGATATTCAGAACCGCACGGGACGCAACGTACGGGCCGCCGGAATAGTCGATACGACGAAGTAA
- a CDS encoding response regulator transcription factor, giving the protein MIRVLIADDHNVFVEGIESLISGSPDIKVTERCFTVQSVIERLGETVIDVVLLDISFPQIDDGLGLCEHITRTYPKTKVVALTMHDDASLIKRIVKKGAKGYLLKNTTKTELLQAIQTVHHEKQYFNETITQILLNDGPRTRKSTAGMGVKPNLTPRESEVLILIAQGLTTQQMANQLFVSAKAVEFHRSSLLMKFSVPNTALLIKTAMEMHYID; this is encoded by the coding sequence ATGATACGAGTACTTATAGCCGATGATCATAATGTTTTCGTGGAAGGCATTGAGTCGCTTATTTCGGGATCGCCGGATATCAAAGTGACCGAGCGTTGTTTTACCGTTCAGTCGGTCATCGAGCGGTTGGGCGAAACGGTCATCGACGTGGTTCTGCTGGATATTTCGTTCCCGCAGATTGACGATGGACTTGGCCTTTGCGAACACATCACGCGTACGTATCCGAAGACAAAAGTGGTTGCCCTAACTATGCACGACGATGCCAGCCTCATCAAACGCATTGTGAAGAAGGGGGCAAAGGGCTACTTATTGAAAAATACAACTAAAACGGAGTTGCTACAGGCGATTCAGACGGTGCATCACGAGAAGCAATACTTTAATGAAACGATTACGCAAATTCTGCTGAACGATGGACCGAGAACCCGGAAGTCGACCGCTGGCATGGGCGTGAAGCCCAACCTGACGCCCCGCGAATCAGAAGTGCTGATCCTTATTGCGCAGGGGCTTACGACGCAGCAAATGGCTAACCAGTTATTCGTGAGTGCCAAAGCCGTTGAATTTCACCGAAGTAGTCTGCTCATGAAGTTTAGCGTTCCGAATACGGCCCTGCTGATTAAGACCGCCATGGAAATGCATTATATCGATTGA
- a CDS encoding tetratricopeptide repeat-containing sensor histidine kinase, with product MNACVTLSIRFRGWMLAILLIGAGGYVQSVMALSEPSPVDSLKRQIKRLVQDKNYDQAAKSYEKLGWWYHQRYGYNKYTMDSYFNSLKYYSLMGDSLGYYNEHIVIGDYYTHDYFMQPYAEKYLRKAQQFFERTRNMPKVIECRLGFANIAQNKAPIPADLLTQLRETERLSARYKQAYSQAYALNLLANTYSRVKKPDSADYFANKSLVMSRQLNVNWLIALNYFYLGIVKQFRNQSKEAIADYQRSFDIAKAENNLSMLRELSRHTADSYSRINDYKNAYVASLKTLDFERQFYSSEQTKSIRLQALDSQIKTLAVEKQLVEAQSRSQHVLNLMLAIGLTISVLGVGTLVYLRRQQKVIAHQQTVIAQQQIRQLELKSLRAMIEGQEGERTRIARDLHDGLGIQLSRIKLFVEAHQEQLPLSVKEPLNQFLDEACTETRLISNDLRPYALSTFGFIPALEDLIQKLNLVNQTTLILDHYGEIPALDDEASVMIYRVVQELLNNALKHASAQMITVQIMASDETTLISVDDDGKGGDFDTTPARGNGIANIRSRIAYLGGQVMWQSEAGKGTSVMISLPTQKQPQPAEAVV from the coding sequence ATGAACGCTTGCGTTACGCTTTCCATACGGTTTAGGGGATGGATGCTGGCTATCCTGCTCATTGGCGCAGGCGGCTATGTCCAGTCGGTCATGGCGTTGTCGGAACCATCGCCGGTTGATAGTCTGAAACGGCAGATCAAGCGTTTGGTTCAGGATAAGAACTATGATCAAGCGGCCAAGTCGTACGAAAAGCTAGGGTGGTGGTACCACCAGCGGTATGGGTACAACAAATACACAATGGATTCCTACTTCAACAGTTTGAAATACTACAGTTTGATGGGCGATTCGCTGGGGTATTACAACGAGCACATTGTGATTGGGGACTACTATACGCATGACTACTTCATGCAGCCCTACGCGGAGAAATATTTACGGAAGGCACAGCAGTTTTTTGAGCGGACCCGCAATATGCCCAAGGTCATTGAGTGCCGACTGGGATTTGCCAACATCGCACAAAATAAAGCACCTATTCCGGCGGATCTGCTGACGCAATTGCGTGAAACTGAACGGTTGAGCGCGCGCTACAAACAGGCCTATTCGCAGGCTTACGCGCTAAATTTGCTGGCCAATACGTATTCGCGGGTTAAAAAGCCGGATTCTGCTGATTATTTCGCCAACAAGAGTCTGGTCATGTCCCGGCAGTTGAATGTCAACTGGTTGATTGCCCTGAATTACTTTTATCTGGGCATTGTCAAACAGTTTAGGAATCAATCGAAAGAAGCAATTGCCGACTATCAGCGGAGTTTCGATATAGCGAAAGCGGAAAATAACCTGTCTATGCTTCGCGAATTATCGCGGCATACGGCTGATAGCTACTCGCGAATAAATGATTATAAAAATGCGTATGTGGCTTCCCTAAAAACGCTGGATTTCGAGCGTCAGTTTTATTCGTCCGAACAGACAAAAAGTATCCGGTTGCAGGCGTTGGACAGTCAGATCAAGACCCTGGCCGTGGAAAAGCAGTTGGTAGAAGCGCAGAGCCGAAGTCAGCACGTGCTGAATCTAATGCTGGCAATTGGATTGACCATCAGCGTATTAGGGGTTGGTACACTGGTTTACCTACGACGTCAGCAAAAAGTAATTGCGCACCAGCAAACCGTCATTGCCCAGCAGCAGATTCGACAGCTGGAACTGAAGTCGCTGCGGGCGATGATCGAAGGGCAGGAAGGCGAACGCACCCGCATTGCCCGTGATCTGCACGACGGACTAGGTATTCAATTGTCGCGGATCAAACTGTTTGTGGAAGCGCACCAGGAACAATTGCCCTTGTCCGTCAAGGAACCCTTAAACCAGTTTTTAGATGAAGCCTGTACCGAAACCCGCCTGATCTCCAATGACCTAAGACCCTATGCGCTCTCCACGTTCGGATTCATTCCGGCGCTGGAGGATCTGATTCAGAAGTTAAACCTCGTCAATCAGACGACGCTGATTTTGGACCATTACGGGGAGATACCGGCGCTGGACGACGAAGCCTCTGTAATGATCTACCGGGTTGTGCAGGAGCTGCTGAACAATGCGCTCAAACATGCTAGTGCCCAGATGATTACGGTTCAGATTATGGCCAGTGATGAAACAACATTGATCAGTGTGGACGATGATGGGAAAGGTGGCGATTTTGATACTACACCGGCAAGAGGCAACGGCATCGCTAATATTCGCTCACGGATTGCTTACCTCGGTGGTCAGGTAATGTGGCAAAGCGAAGCAGGCAAAGGCACCTCCGTAATGATTTCGTTACCCACCCAAAAACAACCCCAACCAGCCGAAGCCGTCGTGTAA
- a CDS encoding glutaminase family protein → MQRKRLICSAFTLATSLLLNGVYAQSLRPPAYPLVTHDPYFSVWSNTDKLTDSPTRHWTGKPQSLEGIIRVDGKAYQFLGAVPTTYEPILPTAELKPYTALYTTTKPGDGWEKPDFNAAGWTTAPGPFGDTPEAKTRWVNSDTMKEGIYVRREFTYDGKANPADLLLSLNHDDDVVIYLNGTKILDKTGYMNEYQNVPLSAEGQRALRTGKNVLAVHCVSPRGGSFIDVGIVNPIKSSAVATATQTAVTVSATQTDYTFTAGPVGLTVNFLSPLLLDELEVAARPVTYVTFNAKSSDGKPHSVQIFFSESATMATNTAGQTVVTKAGQTPGISYQTVGTQAQPLLGKTGDNVRIDWGYAYLAVPQPSVASRTASGPTTDLKQSFMDKGQLPAAANTTGSEPAQNVALATVLDLGNLTKPVARHLMLAYDDLYSVQYFKQNLRPWWNRDGKVTMSDLLRTAEKDYARLRQKCTTFDAKVRADAEQAGGKEYADLCVLAYRQAISAHKIVAGPKGNGKDAPVLFFSKENFSNGSIGTVDVTYPSAPLFLLYNNELAKGLLRFIFDYSESGRWKKDFPAHDVGTYPLANGQTYGEDMPVEEAGNMMILTAAAVQMDGKPDFAREHWSTLTKWVGFLKRDGFDPTNQLCTDDFAGHLARNANLSAKAIMGIACYGKMAQMMGDQKTADEHLALARDLARRWMQLDSDSDHYALTFDKTPGSWSQKYNIVWDKLLGLNVFPTEVAKKEIAFYLKHQNTYGLPLDSRKTYTKSDWIIWTATLAESDADFQALIKPIWKFANETPSRVPLTDWHETTDAKQVGFQARSVVGGYYIKLLQKRLMSASKK, encoded by the coding sequence ATGCAACGAAAAAGACTGATCTGTTCAGCGTTTACCTTGGCCACGTCGCTGCTTCTAAACGGAGTATATGCTCAATCGCTTCGACCACCCGCTTACCCACTCGTAACGCACGACCCCTATTTCAGCGTCTGGAGCAATACCGACAAACTGACTGATTCGCCCACCCGCCACTGGACCGGCAAACCGCAATCGCTGGAAGGAATCATTCGGGTTGATGGCAAGGCCTATCAATTTCTGGGGGCCGTACCAACCACCTATGAGCCCATTCTGCCAACTGCCGAACTGAAGCCCTACACGGCTTTGTACACCACGACGAAGCCCGGCGACGGTTGGGAGAAACCAGACTTCAACGCGGCCGGCTGGACGACGGCCCCCGGTCCATTTGGTGACACCCCCGAAGCGAAAACCCGCTGGGTGAACAGCGACACCATGAAAGAGGGTATTTACGTCCGTCGTGAATTTACGTACGATGGCAAAGCGAACCCCGCCGATCTGCTGTTGTCACTTAATCACGATGACGATGTGGTGATTTACCTCAATGGCACGAAAATCCTCGATAAAACCGGCTACATGAACGAGTACCAGAACGTTCCCTTGTCAGCCGAGGGGCAACGGGCTTTGCGGACGGGTAAAAACGTACTGGCCGTTCATTGCGTCAGCCCTCGGGGTGGATCGTTTATCGACGTCGGTATCGTTAACCCCATCAAATCGTCGGCGGTAGCGACCGCTACCCAAACCGCCGTGACCGTATCGGCGACGCAAACTGACTACACCTTTACGGCTGGACCAGTCGGGTTGACCGTCAATTTTCTGTCGCCCCTGCTGCTCGACGAACTCGAGGTAGCCGCCCGTCCCGTAACCTACGTGACGTTCAACGCGAAATCGAGCGATGGGAAGCCGCACTCGGTTCAGATTTTCTTCAGCGAGTCGGCCACCATGGCGACGAACACGGCGGGGCAAACGGTTGTGACAAAAGCGGGCCAGACACCCGGAATCTCGTACCAAACGGTGGGTACGCAGGCTCAGCCGCTGCTGGGAAAAACGGGCGATAACGTCCGGATCGACTGGGGGTATGCTTATCTGGCGGTTCCGCAACCATCGGTCGCCAGCCGAACGGCGTCGGGCCCGACAACCGATTTGAAACAGTCGTTCATGGACAAAGGGCAACTTCCGGCAGCAGCTAATACAACCGGATCGGAACCCGCGCAGAACGTGGCGCTGGCAACGGTACTGGATCTGGGTAACCTGACGAAACCGGTTGCCCGGCATTTGATGCTGGCCTACGATGACCTCTATTCGGTTCAATATTTCAAACAGAACTTACGACCCTGGTGGAACCGGGATGGTAAGGTGACCATGTCGGATTTGCTCCGGACAGCGGAAAAAGACTACGCCCGGCTTCGGCAGAAATGCACCACGTTCGACGCTAAAGTTCGTGCCGATGCCGAGCAGGCTGGCGGTAAGGAATATGCTGATTTGTGCGTATTGGCGTATCGGCAGGCCATATCAGCCCACAAGATCGTGGCTGGACCGAAAGGGAATGGTAAGGATGCGCCGGTACTGTTCTTCTCGAAGGAGAACTTTTCGAATGGATCGATTGGCACCGTCGACGTAACGTATCCATCGGCTCCGTTATTTCTCCTCTACAACAATGAGTTAGCCAAAGGATTGCTACGATTCATTTTCGATTACAGTGAGTCGGGACGGTGGAAAAAAGACTTTCCGGCGCACGACGTGGGTACGTATCCACTGGCGAACGGACAAACCTACGGCGAAGATATGCCGGTGGAAGAAGCGGGGAACATGATGATCCTGACGGCGGCTGCGGTTCAGATGGATGGTAAACCCGATTTTGCTCGTGAGCACTGGTCGACGCTAACCAAATGGGTTGGCTTTTTGAAACGCGATGGATTTGACCCGACCAATCAGTTGTGTACGGATGATTTTGCGGGTCACTTAGCCCGGAATGCCAACTTATCGGCAAAGGCCATTATGGGCATTGCCTGTTACGGCAAGATGGCGCAGATGATGGGCGATCAGAAAACGGCGGACGAACATCTGGCGCTGGCCCGTGATCTGGCCCGCCGGTGGATGCAGCTCGATTCGGACAGCGACCACTACGCCCTGACATTTGACAAAACCCCTGGCAGCTGGAGCCAAAAGTACAATATCGTTTGGGATAAGCTATTGGGCCTGAATGTGTTCCCGACGGAAGTGGCGAAGAAGGAGATCGCGTTCTATCTCAAACACCAGAACACCTACGGACTGCCGCTCGATAGCCGCAAAACATACACCAAATCGGACTGGATCATCTGGACCGCTACCTTGGCCGAATCAGACGCTGATTTTCAGGCGCTAATTAAACCGATCTGGAAATTTGCCAACGAAACGCCGAGCCGTGTACCTCTCACCGACTGGCACGAAACAACGGATGCTAAGCAGGTTGGTTTTCAGGCCCGGTCAGTGGTAGGCGGTTATTATATCAAACTGCTCCAAAAGCGCCTGATGTCAGCGAGCAAAAAATAA